In Bradyrhizobium sp. CCBAU 051011, the following are encoded in one genomic region:
- a CDS encoding DUF763 domain-containing protein, with product MARRTGSADLPLHDGRVPAWLGVRMSSLGAIITQGIVHHYGRDEFLRRLSHPFWFQSFGAVMGMDWHSSGITTSVIGALKRGLKPLEGELGIHVCGGRGQHSRKTPDELRLLGERIGFDAPQLVRTSRLVAKVDSAAVQDGFDLYLHGFFVTDDGKWTVVQQGMNGDKRQARRYHWHSEQLESFVDEPHSAIDGPAQGEIVNLTDRRAERSRAAQLELLGEMGPDRIVSELAAMEGKAPAQAVLPHLVMPAHHDVRSSDVFSRRLHGTLAAAAERGPVDFPELLLTPGVGLRTVRSLAMVAEVVHGAPYRFADPARFSLAHGGKDRHPYPVPIKVYDETIRVLKSAVQNAKLGRDEEMQALKRLDDQSRRLERSAQGPSLDTFIAGERAASPALDGRSVFGWEAELNAAKRK from the coding sequence ATGGCAAGACGTACCGGCAGCGCCGACCTACCCCTGCATGACGGACGCGTTCCCGCCTGGCTCGGCGTGCGCATGTCCTCGCTCGGCGCCATCATCACGCAAGGCATCGTGCATCATTACGGACGCGATGAATTCCTGCGGCGGCTGTCGCATCCGTTCTGGTTTCAGTCATTCGGCGCGGTCATGGGCATGGACTGGCACTCGTCCGGCATCACCACCAGCGTCATCGGCGCGCTGAAGCGCGGACTGAAGCCGCTGGAGGGCGAGCTTGGCATCCACGTCTGCGGCGGCCGGGGACAACATTCGCGCAAGACGCCCGACGAGCTTCGCCTGCTCGGCGAACGCATTGGCTTCGATGCGCCGCAATTGGTCCGGACCAGCCGACTCGTCGCCAAGGTCGACAGCGCCGCCGTGCAGGACGGTTTCGATCTCTATCTCCACGGCTTCTTCGTCACCGACGACGGCAAATGGACCGTGGTGCAGCAGGGCATGAACGGCGACAAGCGGCAGGCGCGCCGCTACCACTGGCACTCCGAACAGCTCGAAAGTTTTGTCGACGAGCCGCACAGCGCTATCGACGGCCCGGCGCAGGGCGAGATCGTCAACCTCACCGACCGCCGGGCGGAGCGCTCGCGCGCGGCGCAGCTTGAATTGCTGGGCGAGATGGGCCCGGACCGCATCGTTAGCGAGCTCGCTGCAATGGAGGGCAAGGCACCGGCGCAGGCCGTGCTGCCTCATCTCGTGATGCCCGCGCACCATGACGTCCGATCAAGTGACGTGTTCAGTCGCCGCCTGCACGGCACGCTGGCAGCGGCGGCCGAGCGCGGGCCGGTCGATTTTCCGGAATTGCTGCTGACGCCCGGCGTCGGGCTGCGCACCGTTCGTTCGCTCGCCATGGTCGCCGAAGTCGTCCATGGCGCACCGTACCGTTTCGCCGATCCCGCCCGCTTCTCGCTGGCGCATGGCGGCAAGGACCGCCATCCCTACCCCGTACCGATCAAGGTCTACGATGAGACCATTCGCGTGCTGAAGTCGGCGGTACAGAATGCAAAACTCGGCCGCGACGAAGAGATGCAGGCCTTGAAGCGGCTCGACGACCAGTCGCGCCGGCTCGAACGTTCGGCGCAGGGGCCGTCGCTCGACACGTTCATTGCGGGCGAACGCGCCGCTTCGCCAGCGCTAGACGGCCGCTCGGTGTTTGGATGGGAAGCGGAGTTGAATGCGGCCAAGCGCAAATGA
- a CDS encoding alpha-ketoglutarate-dependent dioxygenase AlkB, with protein sequence MTGQLALFADEQSSPAGLQYVAEFIAPDLERELIDRVAALPLQPFQFGSFEGKRRVASFGFRYDYTLQRLQPAEPIPAWLAPLIEKVEAHGGPSTRIGQVLCTEYDTGVGIAWHRDKPHFDWIFGLSLGASCKFRFRRPAGEKWQRYTLEAAPRSLYMISGEARRVWEHSIPAVEAPRYSITFRTMVDRKT encoded by the coding sequence ATGACAGGGCAGCTCGCCCTCTTTGCCGACGAACAGAGCTCGCCGGCAGGCCTGCAATATGTCGCCGAATTCATCGCGCCGGATCTCGAGCGCGAACTCATTGACCGCGTCGCGGCCCTGCCGCTGCAGCCGTTCCAGTTCGGCTCGTTCGAGGGCAAACGGCGGGTGGCGTCGTTCGGATTCCGTTACGATTACACGCTGCAGCGGCTGCAGCCGGCCGAGCCGATCCCAGCCTGGCTTGCACCCCTGATCGAGAAGGTCGAGGCACATGGCGGACCATCGACCCGCATCGGCCAGGTTCTCTGCACCGAATATGACACCGGCGTCGGGATCGCCTGGCATCGGGACAAGCCGCATTTTGATTGGATCTTCGGCCTGTCGCTCGGCGCCTCGTGCAAATTCCGCTTCCGCCGGCCTGCTGGGGAGAAGTGGCAGCGCTACACGCTCGAGGCAGCGCCGCGCTCGCTCTACATGATATCAGGCGAAGCTCGGCGGGTCTGGGAACACAGCATTCCGGCCGTCGAGGCACCGCGCTATTCGATCACCTTCCGGACGATGGTCGATCGAAAGACCTGA